The following nucleotide sequence is from Salvelinus sp. IW2-2015 linkage group LG26, ASM291031v2, whole genome shotgun sequence.
CTATAATCATCTGCTGCATTAAGCACACTTCAATGGAAATTACTAATCTTATTATGCAAATATTTTGCTCAAATGGAGCTCCTTGAACACTTGAGATTAAGATCTACCCACAATCAAAAaccgatgcacacacacacacacgcaaggtcATTTTGAGCATCctgacatgacatacagtatgttattttcTTCACTTTTCTGCCACAGAACTGACAGCTGTTGCTGTACCTAGTGTTCTGGTTTTAGtctatgttttcatttcagcCTTGAAACATCATTATAGCTGGGGACCTGTGGATAATAAGGATACTGTGGATACTGTATCCCACAGCAGGTGCACTGCACTGGAGAGCCTGGGGAAGTCATTATTTCAGAGGCGagacttttgtgtgtgtgtctatgtctatGATTTTACAATCCTGTGTTTTATTTCCCCATTGCAATACATGTAGCCTACAATGCTGCCATACCGAGCAAGCACTAACTGGCTGTGTGATATTCCTCAGCCAAATGTGTCTCATGCAAAGGATTTAGCCAATGCTGACTGATAAACGGGAGTTATTTTCTTCATTCTACAGTATGGTTGAATTTCTAGAGCCTGAAGGTCTAAGCCACTGTTTACTTACGGTTTTGTAACATTGTGATTAGATAGGTATTCATATTTTGAATGCTTCTGTTATGTAGGCaatgtgaaaataaataattacatgaATTTGCTAAGGAAGTGGGTATTACCATACACTTGTGTTTGGAAACAATTAATACAATAGGATGGGTGAAATcaaaacatacatacatagcCTACATACTAATATGGCCTTGCTTACCCTCATATTAAATGGATAAGGGGAATGTGGGTTTTCAGGCATAAGACCTGAGTACACAATGTACAATACCGTAAAGTTTTGAGAGAACACGTATAAAGCTATGGCTAAGGCACTTGGCATTGTGCAACACCACAGACTCAGATCCTCTGAGAAAGCCTTTTACCCCAACAGCTCCAGAAACCATTACAGCTATTTCACCCTTAGGTCAGTCATAACCAAGGTGGGCAGTGCAGTTGACTCTGCAAACAGCAGGCCACTTATCCCAAGTGATAGGAAGAACATGATGCTTTGACGGTATCATGCGCTAATCCGTGGAGATCAGAGAGCAGGGTAAAGATTATGCTGGGGTCAATTGTGACCAAAGCCATTGGATGTCAATTACAGGAGGACATAAAGGGGGCTCCTTGCTCTGTGATGTACGCACCTGTTTCCTGGAGGAGAGCGTGCTCTTCGGGCGGCCCTGACGaccccctttccctccatctgCTGGTTCCTTGCAGCTCCTGCGGAGCGTGGTGGCACCAGAGGAGACCGTGCCCGCATCGGGCCGGTTGGGGAGTGGATTGAGGTACAGGATGCGGGCGATGAGGCCGTACAGGACGATGGCCAGGAGCAGAGGGATCACATAGAAGATGGCAAAGTCAATGAGGTATATGGGGAGGTAGAGGTCACGGGACACCTTGTAGCCACACTGGATGCTGCCGCTCTTCATTACCTGGATATCCACCAGGAAGAACCACAGCATGCAGTAGACACAGGTGAACACCCACACCCCTGCTATGATCCGCTTGGCCCGGGACACCGTGCACACTGTCTGGGCCCTCATTGGGTGGCAGATAGCAATGTACCTGGAAATGGAGAAGCACAAACAACAGACACTTTTGCTTGTTGTTCTCCAAAGACATTTATACAGCAAATTATTCCAAATCGTTTTTGTTTATGGCTTTGGTTGATGAGGTATAAAGGGGTTACGGTAGTTGAGGCATCACTCACCTCTCCACAGTAAAGGCTGTGATAGAGCAGGAGGACACATTGATGCCAAGGTACTGGAGGTAGGTGATGCCAAGGCAGCCAGCATGCCCAAACACCCAGGTACCCGTCAGGCTGTCTGACACATTGGGCAGACCAGCGGCCACCAGCACGGTCAGGTCCGCTATGGCCAGGCTGACCAGGTAGCAGTTAGTGGGCGTACGCATGTGTCTCGTGGTGAGAACCACCAGAACCACCATGATATTACCCACAATGCCAAGTCCACAGACTAGCAGAACCAGAAAAACTGCCACAGTCTTGTACTCTAGAGACTGGGATATGGGGTCCCCTGGTCCCACCAAGGAAATGTTGGTTGGGGTGTCCATCCTTGAGCTTACATTTTCTGTCATGTTTGCAGGTGATGAGTTTGTTTCTATGTGAGtaagatggagagagtgaaggacATAGGAACtggcatgtgtgagtgtgtgatatgtcAGCGTGGGAATGTAGGAATAAATGTCCCTACACGTGTTCTGTATTTGTTGCTAATGATACCCTTTTAATGGTGTACTATGTTCCGTCTGTCTTCAGCCTATTTAATTATTTTGCAGGGTTATAATTTGATTTAATTAATCAAATCAACATGTTGAAGCTAATTTTCCTCTGCCTTTAGCCCTTTTAAACAAATGAGAATGCCATTGATCCGCCTGAAAATAGAACAATTATTGTAGTTAATTGAAAGAATACTACTATCAAAGTATCTACCTTTGGAAAGACATGCATTGCCAATCGCTAAATACACAGTTAGCTGGACATGATAGATAAATGCTGTTTGTTTGAATGTCAACATTAGGAGTAAAACAATTGGCTCAACACATGTTGGTTAAACAAAACATTATAAACCATCTTTACAGATGGTTTCGTTCTCTGCAATAAAAATGGCCAACAGgtagcagtgtttcccctatattattTCCCCTATGTTCTAAAAGCGTGTCTTGGcagaaatatatatactgtataaaaaaatGACATGATATTTTTGCATTATAAGCTCCCACAGAAAATTATTCAAATTAGGCATTTTAGTTCTGCACAGTATTAGTTAAGCATAACAAATTCCCAAAAAGCATGCCAGCGCTTTCCAGACACTTGACATTTCAAATATGATTAATTTAGATTGGAAAAGATACAAATGATATTCCAATATGTGCTTTCATGCATgcgcaacatacagtatgtttacttGAAGCCCAGATAATGCAGATTAATATTCAGTAGAATATAAATGACCTtttgcaaaaactggttgaaaagCTAAATGACTGGGTGAAGTACTATAGCAGCTAATAGTTTCATATATTCAACACAATATCAATACAATTCAACACAAACATCAATACACTCTATACAAATATCACCCCAAGAACCTCATCTCTTATTTCAAAGACTGTGTTTCAAATCTGCTTTAGGCTTAGTCAGAGTGCAACACATTTAGTGAGTGAAAGCCATCTAGACATCTGTTGCTCTTTTCAGTGTCCTTGCCTTGTAAATGAGTTTGGGCCTCCTCCCCAGAGGATACCTCTAATAAATTGAGGTGGACATGAAATTAAAAGTAATTTAACTGAAGCCCACCATAATTCAGACACCACCATCGCCCCACATCTCACAGTAACCTTAGTTTGACCCATTTCTACATTTTCATTATGTTG
It contains:
- the LOC111952345 gene encoding thyrotropin-releasing hormone receptor-like — encoded protein: MTENVSSRMDTPTNISLVGPGDPISQSLEYKTVAVFLVLLVCGLGIVGNIMVVLVVLTTRHMRTPTNCYLVSLAIADLTVLVAAGLPNVSDSLTGTWVFGHAGCLGITYLQYLGINVSSCSITAFTVERYIAICHPMRAQTVCTVSRAKRIIAGVWVFTCVYCMLWFFLVDIQVMKSGSIQCGYKVSRDLYLPIYLIDFAIFYVIPLLLAIVLYGLIARILYLNPLPNRPDAGTVSSGATTLRRSCKEPADGGKGGRQGRPKSTLSSRKQVTKMLSVVVILFALLWMPYRTLVLINSFIATPYLDAWFVLFCRICMYANSAINPVVYNLMSQKFRSAFRGLYRCQSQEAHHRSLSMIQSGYSMARDPRTPQQTSNGTKQGARRVTCTDTVTEWQSKDTSPAKEKKDLDHLKEDRKDTSCGEIKSTPQQTEIMSTSRQNEIKSTLGLNEIKSTPGQNEIKSTPGQNEIKSIPGQNEIKSTPGQNEIQSTPGPTEMTEAGMNHTVL